In Tepidanaerobacter syntrophicus, a single genomic region encodes these proteins:
- a CDS encoding ABC transporter permease: MKRYIIVRLLYTIVVILGVSILVFVVTHMVGNPVNTMLPLQATEAERAALRHQLGLDKPLFEQLTTFLGSMVKLDFGISWWQQIPALGIVINKMPATFMLVSAAMILSIVVAIPLGILAAYKPGTFLDRFLTSASLIGLCLPPFWLGLMLVLFFAVRLGWFFTSGYGTLRHLILPTITLAVVPMGHLAQIVRFSMAEQLNAQYAITARAKGASETAVLFGHALKNAATSIVTMGGSDFGRLLAGETAAVEVVFGWPGFGTLIVDTIGRQDFPLLQAEVFFVAVVICLINLIVDISYAYLDPRIKY; this comes from the coding sequence ATGAAAAGATACATTATAGTGCGCCTTCTGTATACAATTGTAGTAATTTTAGGTGTTTCAATACTAGTTTTTGTTGTAACCCACATGGTAGGCAATCCGGTAAATACAATGCTGCCGCTTCAAGCAACTGAAGCTGAAAGAGCCGCTCTACGTCATCAGCTTGGCCTTGACAAGCCTCTTTTTGAACAATTGACCACATTCTTAGGCAGTATGGTAAAACTGGATTTTGGAATATCCTGGTGGCAACAAATACCGGCTTTAGGAATTGTGATAAATAAAATGCCTGCTACTTTTATGCTCGTGAGCGCAGCAATGATTCTATCAATTGTAGTTGCTATTCCATTGGGGATTTTAGCCGCTTATAAGCCCGGAACTTTTTTAGACAGATTTCTCACTTCCGCTTCACTTATCGGATTGTGTCTGCCTCCGTTTTGGCTTGGCCTTATGCTTGTTCTATTTTTCGCAGTAAGATTGGGTTGGTTTTTTACATCGGGCTATGGTACATTGCGTCATTTGATTCTTCCCACCATTACTCTTGCAGTAGTGCCTATGGGGCACCTGGCCCAAATAGTTAGATTTTCCATGGCAGAGCAATTGAACGCTCAATATGCCATAACTGCTAGAGCTAAGGGAGCAAGCGAAACTGCTGTGCTTTTCGGTCACGCATTGAAAAACGCTGCAACCTCTATTGTTACAATGGGCGGATCGGATTTTGGAAGACTCCTTGCCGGCGAAACCGCTGCCGTTGAGGTGGTTTTTGGCTGGCCTGGTTTTGGTACCCTTATTGTAGATACAATAGGCAGGCAGGATTTTCCTCTTTTGCAGGCTGAAGTATTCTTTGTAGCAGTCGTAATTTGTTTGATTAACTTAATTGTGGATATATCATATGCCTATTTAGATCCAAGAATAAAATATTAG
- a CDS encoding ABC transporter permease — protein MSNNTQQGIDEKNSKSEVKKNAFQRFLQHFSGNSLALVAFILLILIIAISIFAPFIAPYNPAKGNIVNRLKPPTFERPADGSFPHILGTDQQGRDVLSRLIYGGRVSMSVGFTVVAIGGTIGTLLGLIAGYFGGWTDLIIMRIVDVASSFPGLLIALTFVMVLGPGQANLTIALLLVGWMIYARMARSQVLTARESTMVEASRAIGCSMPRILFNHILPNVISPLITTFVLEMAHMISAEANMSFLGYGIQPPASSWGLMIGEGRQYITSAWWIVVFPGLIIALTVLCLNLVGNWVREEFDPLQKGRH, from the coding sequence ATGTCTAATAATACACAGCAAGGAATTGATGAGAAAAATAGCAAATCCGAAGTCAAGAAGAATGCATTCCAAAGATTTTTGCAGCACTTTTCGGGAAACAGCTTAGCGCTAGTTGCTTTTATATTACTCATTTTAATTATTGCTATTAGCATATTTGCACCCTTTATAGCGCCTTATAACCCGGCAAAGGGCAATATAGTCAACAGGCTGAAGCCTCCTACCTTTGAAAGGCCTGCAGATGGCAGTTTCCCCCATATTCTCGGAACGGATCAGCAGGGCAGGGATGTACTATCTAGGCTTATATACGGCGGTAGGGTTTCTATGAGTGTTGGTTTTACGGTAGTTGCTATTGGCGGCACTATAGGAACATTGTTGGGTCTTATTGCAGGATATTTCGGTGGTTGGACAGATTTAATAATAATGCGTATCGTTGACGTGGCATCGTCATTTCCCGGACTTCTTATCGCCTTAACTTTCGTTATGGTATTAGGGCCCGGTCAGGCAAACTTAACAATAGCTTTGCTTTTAGTAGGATGGATGATATATGCTAGAATGGCGCGAAGTCAAGTTTTGACCGCTCGCGAATCTACTATGGTTGAAGCTTCAAGGGCTATAGGTTGCAGTATGCCGCGCATCTTATTTAATCATATTCTCCCTAATGTAATTTCTCCATTGATAACCACTTTTGTTCTTGAAATGGCCCACATGATAAGCGCTGAAGCTAATATGAGTTTCCTCGGTTACGGAATTCAGCCTCCGGCTTCATCTTGGGGCTTGATGATTGGCGAAGGGCGGCAATATATAACCAGTGCTTGGTGGATAGTGGTATTCCCGGGCTTAATAATCGCTCTTACTGTTTTGTGCTTAAATTTAGTAGGCAACTGGGTCAGAGAAGAATTTGATCCTCTGCAAAAAGGCCGCCATTGA
- a CDS encoding ABC transporter ATP-binding protein yields the protein MTENNDNIIEVKNLVKYFPLRGGLLGQPTSWVHAVDDVSFNIKRGQTLGLVGESGCGKTTVGRLVLKLIEPTSGEVIFNSKNIYDEKFWKEKEFRRNAQIIFQDAFSSFDIRKNVESIVGEPLLVHGIAQGKELKEKVDDLLKLVGLKPEIAKEYPHTLSSGQKQCVGIARSLALNPTFVVADEPISALDVSVRAQILNLLKDLQKKLNLTYLFISHDIRVVYYLSDYIAVMYVGKLVETGPAEEVFAHRLHPYTEALLTAVPIEDPKMRAPKEILQGEVPSPVDPPPGCRFYPRCKYAIAKCKDENPELIEKSPGHFVSCFVDFHGSKTII from the coding sequence TTGACTGAGAATAATGATAATATCATTGAAGTAAAAAATTTAGTAAAATACTTTCCGCTGCGAGGCGGCTTATTGGGGCAGCCCACTTCTTGGGTCCATGCCGTAGATGATGTAAGTTTTAATATAAAGAGGGGACAAACTTTGGGTCTCGTAGGTGAAAGCGGCTGTGGCAAAACAACAGTAGGCCGGCTTGTTCTTAAACTTATTGAACCTACTAGTGGAGAAGTGATTTTTAACAGTAAAAATATTTATGATGAAAAATTTTGGAAGGAAAAGGAATTCCGTAGAAATGCCCAGATCATTTTTCAGGACGCCTTCAGCTCTTTTGACATAAGAAAAAATGTAGAAAGTATAGTCGGCGAACCTCTTTTAGTTCACGGCATAGCTCAGGGTAAGGAGCTTAAAGAAAAGGTCGATGATTTGCTAAAGTTAGTAGGGCTTAAGCCAGAGATTGCTAAAGAATATCCTCACACCCTATCAAGCGGCCAAAAGCAATGTGTCGGTATAGCTCGTTCTTTAGCGCTTAATCCGACTTTCGTTGTGGCTGATGAGCCTATTTCTGCTTTAGATGTATCGGTTAGAGCTCAAATCTTAAATCTGCTAAAAGATCTTCAAAAAAAATTAAATTTGACTTATTTATTTATCTCTCATGATATTCGAGTTGTCTACTATCTTTCTGACTATATTGCGGTCATGTATGTGGGTAAATTGGTGGAAACAGGGCCGGCAGAAGAGGTTTTTGCACATAGGCTCCACCCATATACAGAGGCTCTTCTAACTGCGGTACCTATTGAAGATCCAAAAATGAGAGCCCCTAAAGAAATCCTTCAAGGCGAGGTGCCTTCGCCGGTTGATCCGCCGCCAGGCTGCAGGTTCTATCCCAGATGTAAATACGCTATTGCAAAATGTAAAGATGAAAATCCTGAACTTATCGAAAAATCACCGGGGCATTTTGTTTCATGCTTTGTAGATTTTCATGGTTCAAAAACAATTATATAA
- a CDS encoding TMEM165/GDT1 family protein — MDFKLFLMAFGMLFLAEMGDKTQLAVFTLVTQYKKPLPIFLGASLALVLVTLIGALFGEAVSRYVPSAYLKLAAGILFVGIGLFVLIEAVPEFLHH, encoded by the coding sequence ATGGACTTCAAACTTTTTTTGATGGCTTTTGGCATGCTGTTTTTGGCAGAGATGGGAGACAAGACACAGCTTGCCGTATTTACTTTGGTAACCCAATACAAAAAACCGCTTCCAATTTTTCTTGGCGCATCACTTGCGCTGGTTTTGGTAACTCTTATAGGCGCCTTGTTTGGCGAGGCAGTCTCACGTTATGTGCCCTCTGCATATCTTAAACTTGCAGCCGGCATTCTTTTCGTTGGTATAGGCCTCTTTGTTCTAATTGAGGCAGTTCCTGAATTTTTGCATCACTGA
- a CDS encoding 6-phospho-beta-glucosidase — MTKKYKIAVIGGGSSYTPELIDGFIKKAPELPVSDIYLEDIEQGKEKLEIVGALAERMVKKAGLDINIHLTLNQEEAISGADFVVSQFRVGGLDARIRDEKIPLKYGVIGQETTGPGGFAKALRTIPVIMNICKDIQRLAPSAWLINFTNPSGIITETVLNHTKVKAVGLCNVPVNMINYVAQVFEVEMERVYIEFAGLNHLVWGQKIYLDGEDVTEKLLDILITGKNFTMKNIPDLIWDKDLIKSLGMLPCPYHRYYYMSDKMLEEEIKEASSEGTRGEVVKNIEKELFKLYKNPSLDIKPPELEKRGGALYSYAACNLIDSIANNKKDIQTVNVRNNGTILDLPEDVAIETNCIIGKNGASPLTVGHVPAKIRGLMQAVKAYEQLTVEAGVKGDYYTALQALTIHPLVPSADVAKKILDDILRQNKEFLPQFQG; from the coding sequence TTGACTAAAAAATACAAAATAGCAGTTATCGGTGGAGGTTCAAGCTATACCCCTGAACTCATCGACGGCTTTATAAAGAAAGCCCCGGAACTTCCTGTAAGTGATATTTACTTGGAAGACATAGAACAGGGAAAAGAAAAACTGGAAATAGTTGGGGCTCTTGCAGAGAGGATGGTAAAAAAAGCAGGGCTTGATATAAATATTCATCTGACGCTGAATCAAGAGGAAGCAATTTCGGGTGCAGATTTTGTAGTATCGCAGTTTAGAGTCGGGGGTCTTGACGCCCGTATAAGAGATGAAAAAATACCTCTAAAATATGGAGTCATCGGACAAGAAACCACAGGCCCCGGTGGTTTTGCCAAAGCACTTAGGACCATTCCTGTTATAATGAATATCTGTAAAGATATCCAAAGACTTGCACCCTCTGCTTGGCTCATAAATTTTACTAATCCTTCCGGAATAATTACAGAAACGGTCTTAAATCATACAAAAGTTAAGGCCGTAGGCCTTTGCAATGTGCCCGTAAATATGATAAATTATGTTGCTCAAGTGTTCGAAGTTGAAATGGAAAGAGTTTATATAGAGTTTGCCGGATTAAACCATCTCGTATGGGGGCAAAAAATTTATTTAGATGGCGAAGATGTAACAGAAAAATTACTTGATATACTTATAACCGGCAAAAATTTTACCATGAAAAATATACCGGATTTGATATGGGATAAAGATTTGATTAAGTCTCTAGGCATGCTGCCTTGCCCTTATCATCGCTATTATTACATGTCTGATAAAATGTTGGAAGAGGAAATAAAAGAAGCCTCAAGCGAGGGCACCCGAGGCGAGGTAGTAAAAAATATAGAGAAGGAGCTCTTTAAACTTTATAAAAATCCTAGTCTTGATATAAAACCACCGGAACTTGAAAAGCGAGGCGGCGCTCTTTATTCCTATGCCGCTTGCAACCTTATAGATTCTATAGCAAATAATAAAAAGGACATACAGACAGTCAATGTTAGAAATAACGGAACTATTCTAGATTTGCCTGAAGATGTGGCGATTGAAACAAATTGTATTATAGGCAAAAATGGAGCATCACCTCTTACAGTAGGTCATGTGCCAGCAAAGATAAGGGGATTGATGCAGGCGGTAAAAGCCTATGAACAGCTTACCGTCGAAGCAGGCGTTAAAGGTGATTACTATACAGCCCTTCAAGCATTAACTATCCATCCCCTTGTGCCATCTGCTGATGTTGCAAAAAAGATTTTAGATGATATTCTTCGTCAAAACAAAGAGTTTTTGCCCCAATTTCAAGGTTAA
- a CDS encoding DUF871 domain-containing protein, which translates to MRELGISVYPAKSSEEEDYRYIDKAFKYGFTRIFTNLISVENDKALLERFKRVCLYAKSNKMEVIADINPEVLKNLGVSFEDIEFFYNLGLYGIRFDTGSGGFEESLMTYNPYNLKIEINMSSGVKYMESIMEYKPNLENLMGCHNFYPLRYTGISRKHFEKCSAAFKYYSIPTAAFVTSHSRATFGPWPDSDGLCTLEEHRNLPIETQAKDLFNTGLIDTVIIGDCYASEDELRALGSLDKNILSLNVELEEGISNIEKKIVLEEPHFNRGDISEYLIRSTLSRIKYKDNVFKVFNPVKQIKKGDILIPSSEYKRYAGELQIALKDMENSGKINVVAKIAPEEVFLLDYIQPWQKFKLKLK; encoded by the coding sequence ATGAGAGAATTGGGGATTTCGGTATATCCTGCAAAGAGCAGCGAAGAGGAAGATTATAGATATATAGATAAGGCTTTTAAGTATGGATTTACCAGGATATTTACAAATCTTATCTCTGTAGAAAACGATAAAGCACTGCTTGAACGATTTAAAAGAGTTTGTTTGTATGCCAAAAGCAACAAAATGGAAGTTATAGCTGATATAAATCCCGAGGTGCTCAAAAATTTAGGAGTATCCTTCGAAGATATTGAGTTTTTTTATAATCTTGGTCTTTATGGAATTCGATTTGACACAGGTTCCGGCGGCTTTGAGGAAAGCCTTATGACATATAATCCTTACAATCTTAAAATAGAAATAAATATGAGCTCCGGTGTAAAATATATGGAAAGTATTATGGAATATAAGCCTAATTTGGAAAATCTCATGGGCTGCCACAATTTTTATCCGTTAAGATATACCGGCATTTCAAGAAAGCATTTCGAAAAGTGTTCAGCAGCCTTTAAATATTATAGTATACCTACGGCTGCCTTTGTTACATCACATAGCAGAGCGACATTTGGTCCTTGGCCGGACAGCGACGGGCTTTGTACTTTAGAAGAACACCGTAATCTTCCTATTGAAACACAAGCAAAAGATCTATTTAATACAGGGCTTATTGATACAGTGATAATAGGAGATTGCTATGCATCAGAAGATGAATTAAGAGCATTAGGGTCTCTTGATAAAAATATATTGTCTCTAAATGTAGAACTTGAAGAAGGCATATCCAACATTGAAAAGAAGATTGTTTTAGAGGAGCCCCATTTTAACAGGGGAGATATTTCTGAATACCTTATAAGGTCTACATTAAGCAGAATAAAGTATAAAGACAATGTTTTTAAGGTTTTCAATCCCGTTAAGCAAATAAAGAAGGGGGATATTTTAATCCCAAGCTCAGAATACAAAAGATATGCGGGAGAACTTCAAATAGCATTAAAAGACATGGAAAACAGCGGAAAAATAAATGTGGTTGCAAAAATTGCGCCTGAAGAGGTATTTTTATTAGACTACATTCAGCCATGGCAGAAGTTCAAACTAAAACTTAAATAA
- a CDS encoding PTS lactose/cellobiose transporter subunit IIA, with amino-acid sequence MDLEQDILNLITCSGEATSLSIEAIEYARSNEFEKAEECFEEADEKLIMAHKIQTSLLHREAGGENFSISILLVHAQDHLMNAITINTLAKEFIKVYKELRSLKEKGD; translated from the coding sequence ATGGATTTAGAACAAGATATACTTAATTTAATAACATGCAGCGGAGAGGCCACAAGTCTTTCTATAGAAGCCATAGAATACGCAAGATCCAATGAATTTGAAAAGGCGGAGGAGTGCTTCGAAGAAGCTGATGAAAAGCTTATAATGGCACATAAAATCCAAACTTCTTTATTACACAGAGAAGCCGGCGGAGAGAATTTTTCTATCTCCATATTACTGGTACACGCCCAGGACCATTTAATGAATGCAATTACGATAAATACATTGGCCAAAGAGTTTATTAAGGTCTATAAAGAACTTAGAAGCTTAAAAGAAAAAGGTGATTAA
- a CDS encoding PTS sugar transporter subunit IIC: protein MEAFINWMDEHFVPIAGKIGSQRHLVAIRDGFAGIMPLILAGSFAVLLNNTLCVWIPALSFLVPINGAVWWGTFAIMTLLIVFSIGYNLAKSYNEDGLMAGLISVASFIITLPQAPEGVGWGFIKINYLDATALFTGLLVSLIATEIFVKLTKAHLVITIPGDVPPAVGRAFAALIPGIVTVYVFGILTSIITAMGGVSLYDVILKTIQTPLQNLGQSVGSAMLATFLITLFWFFGLHGANLLDPVMNAIYLPALQANAAAIQQGAVPPNIITRVFFDTYSHLGGSGATLGLIIAILLVARKRQDLKSLAKLALPAGIFQINEPIIFGLPIVLNPILFIPFIIIEPILTLIAYLATAIGLVPPTYVAIPWTSPVGIGAFLATGGSVGAMILAIINLVIATLIYIPFVILLDRQKTTETDSKDSSK from the coding sequence ATGGAGGCTTTTATAAATTGGATGGATGAGCACTTTGTGCCGATAGCGGGTAAGATAGGATCTCAAAGACATCTTGTGGCTATACGTGACGGCTTTGCCGGTATTATGCCTTTAATACTTGCAGGTTCCTTTGCGGTTCTTCTTAATAATACATTATGTGTATGGATACCGGCTTTATCGTTTTTAGTTCCGATAAATGGCGCAGTTTGGTGGGGAACCTTTGCTATAATGACTTTGCTTATAGTGTTTTCCATAGGCTACAACCTGGCAAAGAGCTACAACGAAGATGGACTGATGGCAGGCTTAATATCAGTAGCAAGCTTTATAATCACACTTCCTCAAGCGCCGGAGGGGGTAGGATGGGGATTTATCAAAATCAATTATCTTGACGCCACTGCACTTTTTACAGGTCTTTTGGTGTCCCTTATAGCAACAGAGATCTTTGTAAAACTTACGAAAGCTCATCTTGTTATAACTATTCCGGGAGACGTGCCTCCTGCCGTAGGAAGGGCTTTTGCAGCGCTAATTCCCGGGATTGTTACAGTATATGTTTTTGGAATTTTAACGTCAATAATAACTGCCATGGGCGGGGTAAGCTTATATGATGTTATACTAAAGACTATCCAGACTCCGCTTCAAAATCTAGGTCAAAGCGTAGGTTCAGCTATGCTGGCAACTTTTCTGATAACGCTTTTTTGGTTTTTTGGTCTTCATGGGGCAAACTTATTAGATCCTGTGATGAATGCCATTTATCTGCCGGCACTGCAGGCAAATGCCGCGGCGATTCAGCAAGGAGCAGTTCCTCCAAACATTATTACAAGGGTGTTTTTCGATACTTATTCTCATCTTGGAGGTTCTGGCGCAACCTTGGGATTAATTATTGCTATATTACTTGTGGCAAGAAAAAGACAGGATTTAAAGAGCCTTGCAAAACTTGCACTACCTGCGGGAATATTCCAAATTAATGAACCAATTATTTTTGGACTACCTATAGTGCTAAATCCGATATTATTTATACCGTTTATAATAATTGAACCGATACTTACACTCATTGCATATTTAGCTACGGCTATAGGCCTTGTTCCGCCGACATATGTTGCAATTCCATGGACATCACCGGTTGGAATAGGAGCTTTTCTTGCAACAGGTGGAAGCGTGGGAGCAATGATACTTGCTATAATTAATCTTGTTATTGCAACCCTAATATATATACCTTTTGTAATATTATTGGATAGACAAAAAACTACAGAGACAGATAGCAAGGATTCAAGCAAATAA
- a CDS encoding PTS sugar transporter subunit IIB, translating into MKRIMLVCSSGSSTSLLVKKMQEAAQKKGLTDVEIVATSQAEAKNHYDDTDVLLLGPQVRYLYNELKKTLAGKKIALDVINSKDYGTMNGEAVLEQALKLAEKKGEGE; encoded by the coding sequence ATGAAAAGGATCATGCTGGTATGCTCTTCAGGGTCTTCCACAAGCCTTCTTGTAAAAAAAATGCAAGAAGCGGCTCAGAAAAAAGGGCTTACGGATGTGGAAATTGTTGCTACATCCCAAGCAGAAGCAAAAAATCATTATGACGATACCGATGTACTACTTTTAGGACCACAAGTAAGATATTTATACAATGAACTTAAAAAGACCCTTGCCGGCAAAAAAATTGCTTTAGATGTAATAAACAGCAAAGATTATGGAACAATGAACGGAGAAGCAGTATTAGAACAAGCGCTTAAGTTAGCGGAGAAAAAAGGGGAAGGCGAATAA
- a CDS encoding sigma 54-interacting transcriptional regulator yields MKKIDEVYDILVQLTEDKESGVCAADIALKIGIDRTNVSRYLNELYKAGKIEKIKGRPVLYKVKEKKRNSKETAKALISLDRLIGADMSLKAAIQLAKAAISYPTDGLPILILGETGAGKSIFAEAIYGFAVESNLLSSDAPFISFNCADYADNPQLLIAQLFGVKKGAYTGAAEDKTGLLKQADGGIIFLDEIHRLPPQGQELLFIYMDKGCFRPLGETEKVVTSKARLIAATTEEPQSYLLKTFIRRIPVTINLPPLREKTLAERCGLICAFLSEESARINKDIYIERNCFISYLLYNCAGNIGQLKNDIQIACAKAFLNYKSQSREYLFISSEDLPLHVKRGIMNLHKFRDEIETLISSNEEVLYFSPDKDYHTIFLRDSSEGHFYEVIEEKLEILNKSGIEEQEINRILNDEIEKHFKKYIQNMAEKYHKDEISKIVGEEVINTTEAILNMAEIKLNRYMDEKIFFGLALHLQKTIDRIKVGGKIYNPRLNFIRINYPDEFIAAVEAAKLIDQKFKIETPLDEIGYLAMFFVPDEDLQSEELEGKVAVLVAMHGDTTASSMAKVANDLAGTEHVIGLDMPLAMDPEKMYKTIKEYAIKCDRGKGVLLFVDMGSLKNFGNMIAEETNIKIKTVDMVTTLMVIDACHKAITGKDLDEIYESVSKINNRESGGFRKSTAHIENVIITACFTGQGAAKELKKIVEEEYLRNNSSIKVIPEEFINKGEFEESIKKHKQNSDIIAIIGTLDFAVPDIPYISAADLLTGKAKDFLLSLIDEVETYKKIEQSLCEHLKAVNAEECFRMSKSSVINISKALGLLIPSEVKIGIILHMAFLIEKLASGGKRAIFENLQEYEKRHKKELVILENHLKPLEDYFNIDIGPHEYAYLCRMFLENAEETRQFSTSV; encoded by the coding sequence ATGAAAAAAATTGACGAAGTGTATGATATTCTTGTCCAATTAACAGAAGACAAAGAGAGCGGAGTTTGTGCGGCGGATATTGCCTTAAAAATTGGAATAGACAGAACCAATGTAAGCAGATACTTAAACGAACTATATAAAGCCGGTAAAATTGAAAAAATAAAAGGCAGGCCTGTACTCTACAAAGTTAAAGAAAAAAAGAGAAACTCGAAAGAAACTGCAAAAGCATTAATTTCTCTTGATAGACTCATAGGAGCAGATATGAGTCTAAAAGCTGCCATTCAGCTAGCAAAAGCGGCCATATCTTACCCTACTGACGGCTTGCCAATACTTATACTTGGAGAGACGGGAGCAGGTAAGTCTATATTTGCAGAAGCAATATATGGTTTTGCCGTAGAATCTAATTTACTGTCCTCTGATGCTCCCTTTATAAGTTTTAATTGCGCTGACTATGCCGATAATCCCCAGCTTTTAATAGCTCAGCTTTTTGGAGTTAAAAAAGGTGCCTATACCGGAGCGGCAGAAGATAAAACAGGTCTTTTAAAACAGGCTGACGGCGGTATAATTTTTTTAGATGAAATACATCGTCTGCCTCCTCAAGGGCAGGAGCTTCTGTTCATATACATGGATAAAGGCTGCTTTAGGCCCCTTGGAGAAACCGAGAAAGTTGTCACTTCAAAAGCACGCCTAATTGCAGCAACCACCGAAGAACCTCAATCTTATTTACTAAAAACATTCATAAGACGAATTCCGGTAACTATAAATCTTCCACCGCTTCGGGAAAAGACTCTTGCGGAAAGATGCGGCCTAATATGCGCTTTTTTAAGCGAAGAATCGGCCCGCATAAATAAAGACATATACATCGAAAGAAACTGTTTTATTTCATATTTACTTTATAATTGCGCAGGCAACATAGGTCAGCTTAAAAATGATATACAGATAGCTTGCGCAAAGGCATTTTTAAATTACAAATCTCAAAGCAGGGAGTATCTTTTCATTTCTTCAGAAGACCTTCCCCTCCATGTGAAAAGAGGCATCATGAATCTGCATAAATTCCGCGATGAAATAGAAACACTAATAAGCAGCAACGAGGAAGTGCTTTATTTTTCTCCGGACAAGGACTACCATACCATCTTTTTAAGGGACAGCAGCGAGGGGCATTTTTATGAAGTCATAGAAGAAAAGTTGGAAATTTTAAATAAAAGCGGAATTGAAGAACAGGAGATAAATAGAATTTTAAATGACGAGATAGAAAAACACTTCAAAAAATACATCCAAAATATGGCAGAAAAGTACCATAAAGATGAAATTTCTAAAATAGTAGGTGAAGAAGTAATAAATACAACTGAAGCAATACTGAATATGGCTGAGATAAAATTAAACAGATATATGGACGAAAAGATCTTTTTTGGATTGGCTTTGCATTTGCAAAAAACCATAGATAGAATAAAAGTCGGAGGGAAAATATATAATCCACGCCTTAATTTTATAAGAATAAACTATCCGGATGAATTCATAGCAGCTGTAGAAGCGGCAAAACTGATTGATCAGAAGTTTAAAATTGAAACACCTCTGGATGAGATAGGCTACCTTGCTATGTTTTTTGTTCCTGATGAAGATTTACAAAGCGAAGAGCTTGAGGGTAAAGTTGCGGTTTTAGTAGCAATGCACGGCGATACAACCGCAAGCAGCATGGCCAAAGTAGCAAACGACCTAGCGGGAACAGAGCATGTAATAGGTCTTGACATGCCTCTTGCCATGGATCCTGAAAAGATGTATAAAACAATAAAGGAATATGCAATAAAATGTGACAGGGGCAAGGGCGTTTTACTTTTTGTAGATATGGGTTCTTTAAAAAATTTTGGCAACATGATAGCCGAGGAAACAAATATTAAAATAAAAACAGTTGACATGGTAACCACTTTAATGGTAATAGATGCATGCCATAAAGCAATTACCGGAAAAGACTTAGATGAGATATACGAATCGGTATCAAAAATAAATAATAGAGAATCCGGCGGTTTTCGAAAAAGCACAGCACACATAGAAAATGTTATAATAACAGCGTGTTTTACCGGCCAAGGAGCAGCTAAGGAATTAAAAAAGATTGTTGAAGAAGAATATTTAAGAAATAACAGCAGCATAAAAGTAATTCCGGAGGAATTTATTAATAAAGGAGAGTTCGAAGAAAGCATTAAAAAACACAAGCAAAACTCTGACATTATAGCAATAATCGGTACTCTTGATTTTGCAGTACCTGATATTCCGTATATTTCTGCCGCGGATTTGCTTACAGGAAAAGCCAAAGATTTTTTACTTAGTCTTATAGATGAAGTCGAAACCTATAAAAAGATAGAGCAATCACTGTGCGAGCATCTAAAGGCGGTAAACGCTGAAGAATGTTTCAGAATGTCAAAATCATCCGTAATAAACATCTCAAAGGCGCTTGGTCTTTTAATTCCTTCAGAAGTAAAGATAGGTATAATACTTCATATGGCATTTTTGATTGAAAAACTGGCATCAGGCGGCAAAAGAGCCATTTTCGAAAACTTACAGGAATATGAAAAAAGGCATAAAAAAGAACTAGTTATTCTAGAAAACCATTTAAAGCCCCTTGAAGATTATTTTAATATTGATATAGGTCCTCACGAATATGCTTATCTTTGCAGGATGTTTCTTGAAAATGCAGAGGAAACCAGACAATTTTCAACTAGTGTGTAA